A genomic window from Phyllopteryx taeniolatus isolate TA_2022b chromosome 2, UOR_Ptae_1.2, whole genome shotgun sequence includes:
- the ulk3 gene encoding serine/threonine-protein kinase ULK3 has product MGMTKKTATVVGPLKTSTAIKIQDLLLSMASSSSFVPPKLDDFILTERLGSGTYATVYKAYRKGDSREAVAVKVVAKKTLNKASTENLLTEIEILKTMRHPHIVQLKDFVWDSENIYLILEWCSGGDLSHFIRSRRILPEGVARRFLQQLACALQFLHNRNISHLDLKPQNILLCGSVLKLADFGFAQYMSPWDEKSVLRGSPLYMAPEMVCRSQYDSRVDLWSVGVILYEALFGLAPFASRSYSELEEKIRSNQPIELPPGARVSKHCRDLLLRLLERKPDARITFAEFFTHPFVDMEHMPSAESLEKAKELVLQAVQKDQDRERSAALSLYCSALEHFVPAIYYETDRQRKDVLRQKVRQYASRAEELKALVASDNNLIFEEARTSRDILREMSREQPRLLAALEMASVAIAKEQSGVDDKEALDEYQKCLGELLLALAAEPQGRRRELLHGEIKSLMSRAEYLKKNIKMQETQRDASLDRETLADSVRSSCCVQ; this is encoded by the exons atgggaatgacaaaaaaaacggcgactgtggttggtccgctgaagacgaGCACCGCAATCAAAAT CCAAGACCTGCTGCTCAGCATGGCTTCGTCCTCCAGCTTTGTACCTCCGAAACTAGATGACTTCATCCTGACGGAGCGGCTGGGAAGCGGTACATACGCCACAGTCTACAAGGCCTACAGAAAG GGGGATAGTCGAGAGGCGGTGGCAGTGAAGGTGGTGGCCAAGAAGACTCTGAACAAGGCGTCCACAGAGAACCTGCTCACAGAGATCGAGATCCTCAAGACCATGCGTCACCCTCATATTGTCCAGCTGAAAGACTTTGTG TGGGATTCTGAGAACATATATCTGATCCTGGAATGGTGTTCCGGTGGAGATCTGTCCCATTTCATCCGCAGTCGTCGTATCTTGCCGGAGGGAGTCGCCCGCCGTTTTCTGCAGCAGTTAG CCTGTGCTCTCCAGTTCCTACATAACCGAAACATCTCCCACTTGGATTTGAAACCGCAGAACATCTTGCTCTGTGGCTCAGTCCTTAAACTAGCAG ACTTTGGTTTTGCCCAGTACATGTCTCCGTGGGACGAgaagagcgtgttgagaggctctCCTCTGTACATGGCTCCCGAGATGGTGTGTCGGAGCCAGTACGACTCAAGAGTGGATCTCTGGTCCGTGGGAGTCATTCTTTATG AGGCACTTTTTGGACTGGCCCCTTTTGCATCAAGGTCGTATTCAGAATTGGAAGAGAAGATTAGAAGTAACCAGCCCATTGAG CTCCCTCCCGGGGCCAGGGTCTCCAAGCACTGCCGGGACCTCCTCCTGCGTCTCCTGGAGAGAAAGCCGGATGCTCGGATCACCTTTGCTGAGTTCTTCACGCACCCCTTTGTGGATATGGAGCACATGCCGAGTGCCGAGAGCTTGGAGAAGGCG AAAGAACTGGTACTGCAGGCCGTCCAGAAGGACCAAGATAGAGAGCGGTCTGCTGCACTCTCTCTGTACTGCAGCGCCCTTGAGCACTTTGTCCCTGCTATTTATT ACGAGACTGACCGGCAGCGTAAAGATGTCCTCAGGCAAAAG GTCCGCCAGTACGCATCCCGAGCGGAAGAGCTGAAGGCCTTAGTGGCCTCAGACAACAACCTTATTTTCGAGGAGGCGCGCACCTCCAGGGACATCCTCCGAG AAATGTCCCGTGAGCAACCACGCTTACTGGCGGCGCTGGAGATGGCCTCGGTTGCCATTGCTAAG GAGCAAAGTGGAGTGGACGATAAGGAGGCCTTGGATGAATACCAGAAGTGCTTAGGAGAACTCCTGTTGGCTCTTGCAG CTGAACCGCAGGGTCGCCGACGAGAGCTGCTACATGGCGAG